The following coding sequences lie in one Deltaproteobacteria bacterium genomic window:
- a CDS encoding ribbon-helix-helix protein, CopG family — protein MPAAKVAITIDERLLNHIDRLVAQRKFPNRSRAIQEAVRHQLERLDRGRLARECAKLSKSAEQSMADEGLAEDLEEWPEF, from the coding sequence ATGCCGGCTGCGAAGGTCGCCATTACCATTGACGAACGCCTTTTGAACCACATCGATCGCCTCGTCGCCCAACGCAAGTTCCCGAATCGCAGTCGCGCCATCCAAGAGGCCGTCCGTCATCAGCTCGAACGGCTCGATCGCGGCCGGCTCGCTCGCGAGTGCGCCAAGCTGAGCAAATCGGCTGAACAGAGCATGGCCGACGAAGGATTGGCCGAGGACCTTGAAGAATGGCCAGAATTCTGA
- the fdhF gene encoding formate dehydrogenase subunit alpha yields the protein MSLSGLTITIDGRRVSAAPDTTILAAAAQAGITIPALCHHPQLRPVGVCRICVVEVQGARTLQAACTRTVEPGMVVATGSAAVLAARRTLFELLLADHPVPCARERDGGCELEALARQHGVLSSRFARRDWQNWPDWRDHSSPVIAVDRRACILCDRCIRACNETQSNDVIGRAGKGFATHIAFDLGQPMGESSCVSCGECAAVCPTGALVDKPLSQLDMTAPAGGDLRVVDSVCPYCGVGCAIRYHVRDNTIVRVAGRAGSPVNRGRLCVKGRYGFDYVQHLDRLTVPLIRRREYYPKAPLSPEVRGDRRGRRAGGLVDYASVLEAFRPASWEEALDLVAGRLRRLKDESGGAALAGFGSAKCSNEDNYVFQKLVRAVFGSNNVDHCTRLCHASSVAALMETLGSGAVSNAFADVVRSEVALVIGSNTAENHPVAATFIKEAARLGTTLIVVDPRRSLLADCADYYVQAQPGTDVALLNGLMHVLVRDGLIDQVFIRRRTEGFEALCETVRAYSPTVVERITGVPRGLIETVARCYGRARAAMIFWGMGISQHTTGTDNARCLIALALMTGNIGRPGTGLHPLRGQNNVQGASDVGLIPMVYPDYQAVTDPAARRCFEQAWGVSLDPDPGLTVVEIINAAHAGKIRGMLMMGENPFLSDPNVNKVRAALCALEFLAVQDIFLTETAEFADVILPAASFAEKDGTYTNTDRRVQLGRQAVVAPGQARADWAILCDLATRMGYPMHYENAAAIFGEIAAVMPSYAGLTYDRLDPDGVVWPCPASSHPGTATLFTERFPRGKGKFVAAEFTPAAELPDTEYPFVLNTGRLLEHWHTGTMSRRSHALEALEPEAYAELNPTDIEALGLHDGDFALIRSRRGRIEIKLRADRRIAPGSVFIPFHFREAAANVLTIDALDPFGKIPEFKFCAVRIEPSR from the coding sequence CTGTCCTTGAGCGGTCTCACCATCACAATCGACGGGCGGCGGGTATCGGCTGCTCCCGACACCACCATCTTGGCGGCGGCAGCGCAGGCTGGCATCACTATTCCCGCGCTCTGCCATCACCCGCAGTTACGTCCGGTTGGTGTCTGCCGCATCTGTGTGGTCGAAGTGCAGGGCGCGCGCACATTGCAAGCCGCCTGCACTCGTACGGTCGAGCCCGGCATGGTCGTCGCCACCGGCAGCGCCGCGGTGCTGGCGGCGCGGCGCACGTTGTTCGAGCTGCTGCTCGCTGATCACCCGGTGCCGTGTGCCCGCGAACGCGACGGTGGTTGCGAGCTGGAAGCGCTCGCCCGCCAGCACGGTGTCCTATCCTCGCGCTTCGCGCGCCGCGACTGGCAGAACTGGCCGGACTGGCGCGACCACTCTTCGCCGGTCATCGCCGTCGATCGCCGCGCCTGCATTCTGTGCGACCGCTGTATCCGGGCCTGCAACGAGACGCAGTCGAACGACGTGATCGGCCGTGCCGGCAAAGGCTTCGCCACCCACATAGCTTTCGATCTCGGCCAGCCCATGGGGGAGTCGAGCTGCGTCTCGTGCGGCGAGTGCGCGGCGGTGTGCCCAACGGGGGCACTGGTAGACAAGCCCCTATCACAACTTGACATGACGGCACCGGCGGGCGGTGACCTGCGGGTGGTCGACTCGGTCTGCCCCTACTGCGGGGTCGGCTGCGCCATCCGCTACCACGTGCGCGACAACACCATCGTGCGGGTCGCCGGTCGTGCCGGCAGTCCGGTCAATCGCGGCCGCCTGTGCGTGAAAGGCCGCTATGGTTTCGATTACGTTCAACACCTTGATCGCCTGACCGTTCCGCTGATTCGCCGGCGCGAGTACTATCCTAAGGCTCCGCTCTCGCCCGAGGTCCGGGGCGACCGGCGTGGGCGGCGGGCGGGCGGTCTAGTCGATTACGCCAGCGTGTTGGAGGCGTTCCGCCCCGCCAGCTGGGAGGAAGCGCTTGACCTGGTTGCCGGTCGCCTGCGCCGCCTCAAGGACGAATCCGGCGGCGCGGCGCTCGCCGGCTTCGGCTCGGCTAAGTGTTCCAACGAGGACAACTACGTCTTCCAGAAACTGGTGCGGGCAGTCTTCGGCAGCAATAACGTCGATCACTGCACCCGGCTGTGCCACGCCTCCTCCGTGGCGGCACTGATGGAAACACTCGGATCGGGAGCCGTTTCCAACGCTTTCGCCGATGTCGTGCGCAGTGAGGTCGCGCTGGTGATCGGTTCCAACACCGCCGAGAATCATCCGGTCGCCGCTACCTTCATCAAGGAGGCCGCCCGGCTCGGCACCACGCTGATCGTGGTTGACCCGCGCCGCTCGTTGCTGGCCGACTGCGCGGATTACTACGTCCAAGCTCAGCCCGGCACGGACGTGGCGCTGCTCAACGGGCTGATGCACGTCCTGGTGCGCGACGGGCTGATCGACCAAGTCTTCATTCGCCGGCGCACCGAGGGGTTCGAGGCTTTGTGCGAGACCGTGCGCGCGTACTCACCGACAGTGGTGGAGCGTATCACCGGCGTGCCGCGGGGGCTGATCGAGACGGTTGCCCGCTGCTACGGCCGCGCCCGGGCAGCGATGATCTTCTGGGGCATGGGCATTTCGCAGCACACTACCGGCACCGACAACGCGCGTTGCCTGATCGCCTTGGCGCTCATGACCGGCAACATCGGCCGGCCCGGCACCGGGCTCCATCCGCTACGCGGGCAGAATAACGTGCAGGGAGCGTCCGATGTCGGCCTGATCCCGATGGTCTACCCCGACTATCAAGCGGTGACCGACCCCGCCGCGCGCCGGTGCTTCGAACAGGCCTGGGGTGTGAGCCTCGATCCCGATCCCGGGCTGACCGTGGTCGAGATCATCAACGCGGCGCACGCGGGCAAGATTCGCGGCATGCTGATGATGGGCGAGAACCCGTTCCTCAGCGACCCCAACGTCAACAAGGTGCGCGCGGCCCTTTGCGCGCTGGAGTTCCTCGCAGTGCAGGATATCTTTCTGACCGAAACCGCCGAGTTTGCCGACGTGATCTTGCCCGCTGCCAGCTTCGCGGAAAAGGACGGCACCTACACCAACACCGACCGCCGCGTGCAACTAGGCCGCCAGGCGGTCGTGGCCCCGGGCCAGGCGCGCGCCGATTGGGCGATCCTCTGCGACCTCGCCACCCGCATGGGATACCCGATGCACTATGAGAACGCCGCCGCCATCTTCGGCGAAATCGCCGCGGTGATGCCGAGCTACGCCGGCCTCACCTACGACCGGCTCGACCCGGATGGCGTTGTCTGGCCGTGCCCCGCTTCAAGCCATCCGGGAACCGCAACCCTGTTCACCGAGCGTTTCCCCCGCGGTAAGGGCAAATTCGTCGCTGCCGAGTTCACCCCGGCGGCAGAGTTGCCTGACACCGAATACCCCTTCGTGCTCAACACCGGCCGGCTGCTCGAGCACTGGCACACCGGCACCATGAGCCGCCGCTCGCATGCGCTCGAGGCCTTGGAGCCGGAGGCCTACGCCGAGTTGAACCCCACCGATATCGAAGCGCTCGGGCTGCACGACGGCGACTTCGCGCTGATTCGCTCGCGTCGCGGGCGGATCGAAATCAAGCTGCGCGCCGACCGCCGCATCGCCCCCGGCAGCGTGTTCATTCCCTTTCATTTCCGTGAAGCCGCGGCCAACGTGCTGACCATCGATGCCTTGGATCCGTTCGGCAAGATCCCCGAATTCAAGTTCTGTGCGGTACGAATCGAGCCCTCGCGCTGA
- a CDS encoding PAS domain S-box protein, with protein MPKTKPIRRRPPLRERTDRLVAERFNAVFWVMLFALALYAVRDIRLMRAELWHLYLIKLIEVGILATVRLALQRPANWPRAVPLTVLAVSSLYAMTAGSAIVRGDVTSTPLAFTVVALASAALMPWGLTAQLLSVLAAAAALLWNLVSVTGNHSAVIGYPAVALAIAWVASLYVTFELDRNRAAIDARDSALRTSEERYRLMAENANDIIFRCTPEGRLLYVSPACRQLLGYEPDELVGRSLTELGHPEELAGAGRALNALQSARSITGSFRTRRKDDSYVWIEVTGRGVRAASDGAVQEIVAVARDVTARHDAEEALRRSERSFRALIENASDLITVVEADGTIRYQSPSGARLMGHPAEAMVGHNIFEFVHADDHEHALNGFTRRLTGVGDEQPLLIRLRHRDGSWRLVETLATALPEGSSFGPVVINSRDVTERQRVQAALRESEERFRELFENASDMVYTQDLNWNFTSINRAAERLTGYTQEEALAANARDIVAPEHIARAIEATRRKLAGEPSSAYELDLLHKDGHRLTVELHSRIIYQDGQPVGVQGIARDITARKRAEAELQRAKDAAETANRAKSEFLANVSHEIRTPMNGILGMTDLVLHTGLTVEQREYLELVKSSGDSLLALLNDLLDFSKIEAGKLELEGIPFDLRECVERTLLPLAAQARHKELTLSCRLDQGLPAHLIGDPGRLRQILVNLIGNAIKFTQPGGEITVEVAGTQPPASSLQPLVQLRFAVHDTGIGIAADKHEAIFNAFEQADGSTTRKHGGTGLGLAICKQLVSMMGGRIWVESAPGRGSTFRFTAALAAAVEATAPPNGRQAAVRNPQSAIGGPQSKRLRVLVAEDNPVNRKLIVRLLEKRGHEVLTATNGGEAVAAHAAEAVDLVLMDVQMPEMDGLEATAEIRRREQSYDRQSAIESPQSEMVNAQSTIRNTKARRVPIIAITAHAMKGDEQRCLAAGMDAYISKPVDAAKLFELIERLGNQQPGLT; from the coding sequence ATGCCGAAAACCAAGCCCATCCGCCGGCGCCCGCCGCTGCGCGAGCGCACCGACCGTCTGGTAGCCGAGCGTTTCAACGCGGTGTTCTGGGTCATGTTGTTCGCGCTGGCGTTGTACGCGGTGCGCGACATCCGACTGATGCGGGCGGAGCTGTGGCATCTGTATCTCATCAAGCTGATCGAGGTCGGCATTCTTGCAACCGTGCGCTTGGCGCTCCAGCGGCCGGCTAACTGGCCGCGCGCGGTGCCGCTGACGGTGCTGGCGGTGAGCAGCCTCTACGCCATGACCGCCGGCTCGGCAATCGTACGCGGGGACGTTACCTCAACACCGCTGGCGTTTACGGTAGTGGCGCTGGCCTCGGCGGCGCTGATGCCGTGGGGGCTAACGGCCCAGCTGCTTTCGGTGTTGGCGGCCGCGGCCGCGCTGCTGTGGAACCTGGTTAGCGTAACCGGCAACCACAGCGCCGTGATCGGATACCCGGCGGTGGCGCTGGCGATCGCTTGGGTGGCCTCGCTCTACGTCACTTTCGAGCTCGATCGCAATCGCGCTGCCATCGATGCGCGCGACAGCGCGCTGCGCACCAGCGAGGAACGCTACCGGCTGATGGCGGAAAACGCCAACGACATCATCTTCCGCTGCACTCCGGAAGGCCGGCTGTTGTACGTCTCGCCCGCCTGCCGGCAGCTGTTAGGGTACGAGCCCGACGAACTCGTGGGCCGCAGCCTCACCGAGCTCGGCCATCCCGAGGAACTGGCAGGTGCCGGCCGCGCGCTCAATGCGCTGCAATCTGCCCGCAGCATCACCGGTAGCTTCCGCACCCGGCGCAAAGACGACAGCTACGTGTGGATCGAAGTCACCGGCCGCGGCGTGCGCGCCGCCAGCGACGGCGCGGTGCAGGAAATCGTCGCCGTTGCGCGCGACGTCACCGCCCGCCATGATGCCGAGGAAGCGCTGCGCCGCAGCGAGCGCAGTTTCCGCGCGCTCATCGAGAATGCCTCCGATCTCATCACCGTCGTCGAGGCCGACGGCACCATACGCTACCAAAGCCCGTCAGGGGCGCGGCTCATGGGCCATCCGGCCGAGGCCATGGTCGGCCACAACATCTTCGAGTTCGTGCACGCGGACGATCACGAGCACGCGCTGAACGGCTTTACTCGGCGGCTCACCGGAGTCGGTGACGAGCAGCCGCTGCTGATTCGGCTGCGCCACCGCGACGGCTCCTGGCGGCTGGTGGAAACCTTGGCTACGGCGCTACCCGAGGGCTCGAGCTTCGGGCCGGTGGTCATCAACTCACGCGACGTCACCGAGCGCCAGCGCGTCCAGGCGGCGCTGCGCGAAAGCGAAGAGCGCTTTCGCGAGCTGTTCGAGAACGCCAGCGACATGGTCTACACCCAGGACCTGAATTGGAACTTCACCTCGATCAACCGCGCCGCCGAGCGCTTGACCGGCTACACCCAGGAGGAGGCGCTGGCGGCGAACGCGCGGGATATCGTGGCTCCCGAGCATATTGCGCGGGCGATCGAGGCCACGCGGCGCAAGCTGGCCGGCGAGCCCTCGTCTGCCTACGAACTCGATCTCCTTCATAAGGACGGCCACCGCCTGACGGTCGAGTTGCACAGCCGCATCATCTACCAGGACGGCCAACCTGTCGGCGTGCAAGGCATCGCCCGCGACATCACCGCCCGCAAGCGAGCGGAAGCCGAGCTGCAACGTGCCAAGGATGCCGCCGAAACCGCCAACCGCGCCAAGAGCGAATTCCTCGCCAACGTCAGCCACGAAATCCGCACCCCCATGAACGGCATCCTCGGCATGACCGATCTGGTGCTGCACACCGGCTTGACCGTGGAGCAGCGCGAGTACCTCGAACTGGTCAAGTCTTCCGGCGATTCATTGCTGGCCCTGCTCAACGACCTGCTCGATTTCTCCAAGATTGAAGCCGGCAAGCTCGAACTCGAAGGCATCCCCTTCGACTTGCGCGAGTGCGTCGAGCGCACGCTGCTGCCTCTCGCGGCGCAGGCACGCCACAAGGAGCTGACGCTTTCCTGCCGGCTTGACCAAGGCCTGCCGGCCCACTTGATTGGCGACCCCGGGCGGTTGCGACAGATCCTGGTCAACCTGATCGGCAACGCCATCAAGTTCACCCAACCCGGCGGCGAGATAACTGTCGAAGTCGCCGGTACCCAACCCCCAGCCTCCAGCCTCCAGCCTCTGGTTCAACTGCGCTTCGCAGTTCACGACACCGGGATCGGCATCGCCGCGGACAAGCACGAGGCGATCTTCAACGCCTTCGAGCAAGCCGACGGCTCGACCACGCGCAAGCACGGCGGCACCGGGCTGGGGCTGGCCATTTGCAAACAGCTGGTGAGCATGATGGGCGGGCGGATCTGGGTCGAGAGCGCGCCCGGCCGCGGCAGCACCTTTCGTTTCACCGCGGCGTTGGCGGCCGCCGTGGAGGCAACCGCCCCGCCGAACGGCCGGCAAGCCGCGGTCCGCAATCCGCAATCGGCCATCGGAGGTCCGCAATCGAAACGGCTGCGTGTGCTGGTCGCGGAAGACAACCCGGTCAATCGCAAGCTGATCGTGCGCCTGCTCGAAAAGCGCGGCCACGAGGTGCTGACTGCGACCAACGGCGGCGAGGCGGTGGCGGCGCATGCAGCTGAAGCAGTGGACTTGGTGCTGATGGACGTGCAAATGCCGGAGATGGACGGCCTCGAAGCCACCGCCGAAATCCGCCGCCGCGAGCAGTCCTACGATCGGCAATCCGCAATTGAGAGCCCGCAATCCGAAATGGTCAATGCGCAATCCACAATCCGAAATACGAAAGCGCGTCGTGTGCCGATCATCGCCATTACCGCCCACGCCATGAAGGGCGACGAGCAACGCTGTCTGGCCGCCGGCATGGACGCTTACATCTCCAAACCGGTTGATGCCGCCAAGCTCTTCGAGCTGATCGAGCGCCTGGGCAATCAGCAACCGGGCCTGACTTGA
- a CDS encoding PAS domain-containing protein: protein MTTAQHPGSLSHWPTASVRWLPAVIALLTAGIFVFDLLTPLGIADWALYALPLVLTSSSLRRPLHYAAVVTVLVVVGLFYSPPGPLGAAIFNRSSGILVLWVVAALLARSARAEARLVEGHNLLHAIIEGTPDLAYVKDVQGRYIMINSALARLVEKSAGEILGQDDTALFLPEVAAAIMANDRRVLADGCPMTIEEAGPVAGVMRTYLSTKAPYRDQSGQVIGILGISVDIGSRKQAETALQRSEHLHRTVAQNFPNGVLLLFDHNLRYLVAGGEKLALNGLTPEQIEGHTPREVFPAADCDTLEPYYRAALAGNAQVHEADYSDRRYLIHTLPVADEDGKVFAGLAMGQDVTEHTRATEELTRAKEAAEAGNRAKSEFLANMSHELRTPMNAILGMTELALQTPLRAEQREYLDLVRSSGDALLEVINDLLDFSKIEAGKLELESIPFDLRQCVEHTLQPLAAQANHKGLALSCRLGAELPAHLLGDPGRLRQILVNLIGNAIKFTQAGGEVTVEVGLDQCAVGGGEPRPSNLQPRIELRFAVHDTGIGIAPEKQAVIFGAFEQADGSAARRYGGSGLGLAISKRLVELMGGRIWVASEPGRGSTFHFTAAFTDGAVATANCGSNGSQPSVRNPQAEIGNPKSARESPQSKRLRVLVAEDNLVNQKLVVSLLEKRGYAVATALNGREAMAAVEREPFDLVLMDIQMPEMDGLEATAEIRRREQSCNPQSATGGPQSAHLPIVAVTAHAMNGDRERCLAAGMDGYLAKPFKSKDLFAEIERLMAAA, encoded by the coding sequence ATGACCACTGCTCAGCACCCAGGTTCACTCAGCCATTGGCCGACGGCCAGCGTGCGCTGGTTGCCGGCGGTTATCGCGCTACTGACCGCCGGCATCTTCGTTTTCGACTTGTTGACGCCGCTGGGCATCGCCGACTGGGCCTTGTACGCGCTACCGCTGGTGCTGACCTCGAGCTCTTTGCGCCGCCCTCTACACTACGCCGCCGTAGTTACCGTGCTCGTGGTCGTGGGATTGTTCTATTCGCCACCCGGTCCGCTCGGCGCCGCCATCTTCAACCGCAGCAGCGGCATACTGGTCCTATGGGTCGTCGCCGCCCTTCTAGCGCGCAGCGCTCGCGCCGAGGCGCGCTTGGTCGAAGGCCACAACCTGCTGCATGCGATCATAGAAGGCACCCCCGATCTCGCCTACGTGAAGGACGTACAGGGCCGGTATATCATGATCAATTCCGCTCTGGCCCGCTTGGTCGAGAAGTCCGCCGGCGAGATATTGGGCCAGGATGACACCGCGCTATTCCTTCCCGAGGTCGCCGCTGCCATCATGGCAAACGACCGCCGGGTGCTGGCCGACGGCTGCCCGATGACGATCGAGGAGGCGGGACCGGTGGCCGGGGTGATGCGAACCTATCTCTCGACCAAAGCACCTTACCGGGACCAAAGCGGCCAGGTCATCGGTATCCTCGGCATCTCGGTGGACATCGGCAGCCGCAAACAGGCGGAAACCGCGTTGCAGCGCAGCGAGCACCTGCATCGCACCGTGGCGCAGAACTTTCCCAACGGCGTCCTGCTCTTGTTTGACCATAACCTGCGCTATCTGGTAGCCGGCGGCGAGAAGCTGGCACTCAACGGCTTGACTCCCGAGCAGATCGAAGGCCACACGCCGCGCGAGGTTTTCCCGGCCGCCGACTGTGACACACTCGAGCCCTATTACCGCGCCGCGCTGGCCGGCAACGCCCAGGTGCACGAGGCCGACTACAGCGATCGGCGTTACCTGATTCACACCCTGCCGGTCGCGGACGAGGACGGTAAGGTCTTCGCCGGTCTAGCCATGGGCCAAGACGTCACCGAGCATACCCGCGCCACCGAGGAATTGACTCGGGCCAAGGAAGCGGCCGAGGCTGGCAACCGCGCCAAGAGCGAGTTCCTCGCCAATATGAGTCACGAGCTGCGCACCCCGATGAACGCCATCCTCGGTATGACCGAACTAGCGCTGCAAACCCCGCTGCGCGCCGAACAACGCGAATACCTCGACCTGGTCAGGTCCTCCGGCGATGCGCTGCTGGAGGTCATCAACGATCTGTTGGACTTCTCCAAGATCGAGGCCGGCAAGCTCGAACTGGAATCCATCCCCTTCGACTTACGCCAGTGCGTCGAGCACACACTGCAGCCGCTGGCGGCGCAGGCGAACCACAAAGGGCTGGCGCTCTCGTGCCGGCTGGGCGCGGAGCTACCGGCTCATCTGCTCGGTGATCCCGGACGCTTGCGGCAGATCCTAGTCAACCTGATCGGCAACGCCATCAAGTTCACCCAAGCCGGCGGCGAGGTAACGGTTGAAGTCGGCCTTGATCAGTGCGCGGTCGGCGGCGGCGAGCCTCGACCCTCCAACCTGCAGCCTAGGATTGAACTGCGCTTCGCAGTTCACGACACCGGCATCGGCATTGCCCCGGAGAAGCAAGCGGTGATATTCGGTGCTTTCGAGCAAGCCGACGGGTCAGCGGCCCGCCGCTATGGCGGCAGCGGGTTGGGTTTGGCCATCAGCAAGCGACTGGTGGAGCTAATGGGCGGGCGCATCTGGGTAGCAAGCGAGCCGGGCCGCGGCAGCACGTTCCATTTCACCGCCGCATTCACGGACGGGGCAGTCGCAACTGCGAATTGCGGCTCCAACGGATCACAACCCTCAGTGCGCAATCCGCAAGCGGAAATCGGCAATCCGAAATCCGCAAGGGAGAGCCCGCAATCGAAGCGGCTGCGCGTGCTGGTGGCCGAGGATAATCTCGTCAATCAGAAGCTGGTGGTGAGCTTGCTGGAGAAGCGCGGCTACGCCGTGGCCACCGCGCTCAACGGCCGCGAGGCAATGGCGGCGGTCGAACGTGAGCCGTTCGACCTGGTGCTGATGGATATTCAGATGCCCGAAATGGACGGCCTCGAAGCCACCGCCGAGATCAGGCGCCGCGAGCAATCCTGCAATCCGCAATCCGCAACGGGAGGTCCGCAATCGGCTCACCTGCCGATCGTCGCCGTTACCGCTCACGCCATGAACGGTGATCGCGAGCGCTGTTTGGCCGCGGGCATGGATGGGTATCTCGCCAAACCGTTCAAGAGCAAGGATCTGTTCGCGGAAATCGAGCGGCTGATGGCTGCCGCATAG
- a CDS encoding sigma 54-interacting transcriptional regulator, whose product MPGIATEHLELLYDVSRSLHALIELDDLLPSVVAKTKELLRAEGCSVILLDETGRELYFPYVSPENPTVADRLRQLRMPADKGIAGAVVQTGRSLLVPDARRDPRFYSEADQQTGGETRSLLCAPLRTQHGIIGVIECVNKRQGSFAQADLTFLEALAGSMAVAIENARLYHSLKLSEARLRDEVTLLARERPVRYRFAEIVGNSAAMEKVFRLIESAIGSPITVLLQGETGSGKELVARAIHYEGPRKDKPFVAVNCGAFTESLLESELFGYRKGAFTGANTDKRGLFEAADGGTILLDEIGDTPATTQVKLLRVLERGEFIPVGDTQVRRVNTRVISASNKDLRQEVRAGRFREDLYYRLNAFPIYVPPLRERREDIPLLIAHLLKRLTQKWGGHDVAVAPEAVECLLRYPWPGNVRELEHELERAVTLGGESRVLGPEHFSERIIVAGTTAGRVRLGGSLKQARDAFEKEYVAHVLRTHKGNVSHAARALGISRVMLQKKMKDFGLRSPSVGH is encoded by the coding sequence ATGCCCGGAATCGCCACTGAGCATCTCGAGTTGCTCTACGACGTGAGCCGCTCGTTACACGCACTCATCGAGTTGGACGACTTGTTACCGTCGGTGGTGGCAAAGACCAAGGAGCTGCTGCGGGCCGAGGGCTGCTCGGTGATCCTGCTCGACGAGACCGGGCGCGAGCTTTACTTCCCGTACGTCAGCCCGGAGAACCCCACCGTCGCCGATCGCTTGCGCCAGCTGCGTATGCCGGCGGACAAGGGGATCGCCGGCGCGGTGGTACAAACCGGGCGCTCGCTGTTGGTACCAGATGCTCGACGCGACCCCCGCTTCTACTCCGAGGCCGACCAACAAACCGGCGGCGAAACGCGCTCGCTCCTGTGCGCACCTCTGCGCACGCAACACGGCATCATCGGTGTAATAGAGTGCGTCAACAAGCGCCAAGGCAGTTTCGCGCAAGCCGATCTGACCTTTCTTGAAGCCCTGGCCGGCAGCATGGCGGTGGCAATCGAGAACGCGCGCTTGTACCATAGCCTCAAACTATCCGAAGCCCGCCTGCGCGACGAGGTGACACTGCTGGCGCGCGAACGGCCGGTGCGCTACCGCTTCGCCGAAATCGTCGGCAACAGCGCGGCGATGGAAAAGGTCTTTCGTCTGATCGAAAGCGCCATCGGTTCTCCCATCACGGTGCTATTGCAGGGAGAAACCGGCAGCGGCAAGGAGCTGGTCGCCCGCGCGATCCACTACGAAGGCCCCCGCAAGGATAAGCCTTTCGTGGCCGTCAATTGCGGCGCGTTTACCGAGAGCCTGCTCGAGAGCGAGCTGTTCGGCTACCGCAAGGGGGCGTTCACCGGCGCCAATACCGACAAGCGCGGCCTGTTCGAGGCCGCCGACGGCGGCACCATTCTTCTTGATGAAATCGGCGACACCCCGGCCACCACGCAGGTGAAATTGCTCCGGGTGCTCGAGCGCGGCGAGTTCATCCCGGTCGGCGACACCCAGGTACGCCGGGTCAACACGCGCGTGATCTCCGCCAGCAACAAAGACCTGCGGCAGGAAGTGCGCGCGGGGCGCTTTCGCGAAGACCTCTATTACCGCCTAAACGCCTTCCCGATCTACGTCCCGCCACTGCGTGAACGGCGCGAGGACATCCCCTTGCTGATCGCCCACCTGCTCAAGCGGCTTACCCAGAAGTGGGGCGGGCACGATGTCGCCGTGGCTCCCGAAGCGGTCGAGTGTCTCCTCCGCTACCCCTGGCCCGGTAACGTGCGCGAGCTGGAGCACGAACTCGAACGCGCCGTGACCTTGGGCGGAGAGTCACGGGTGCTTGGACCGGAGCATTTCTCCGAGCGCATCATCGTTGCCGGCACCACCGCCGGACGAGTCCGGCTGGGCGGCTCGCTCAAGCAGGCTCGCGACGCGTTCGAGAAGGAGTACGTCGCCCACGTACTGCGAACCCACAAGGGGAACGTCTCACACGCCGCGCGGGCATTGGGGATCAGCAGGGTGATGCTGCAAAAGAAGATGAAGGACTTCGGTCTGCGCTCGCCCTCCGTTGGGCATTGA
- a CDS encoding type II toxin-antitoxin system PemK/MazF family toxin, giving the protein MARILRGDIVWANLNPVVGHEQAGRRPVVVLSADLFNEHSGTVIAMALTSQPQRAGFPLVLELESVNVGKPTWVKISQVRTLSTRRLGKKLGRVSPDELQRLVEGLNDIISA; this is encoded by the coding sequence ATGGCCAGAATTCTGAGGGGCGACATCGTTTGGGCCAATCTGAATCCCGTGGTTGGCCATGAGCAGGCGGGCCGCCGCCCAGTGGTGGTCCTCAGCGCCGACCTATTCAACGAGCACTCTGGCACGGTCATCGCGATGGCGCTCACCAGCCAGCCCCAGCGGGCCGGGTTTCCTCTCGTTCTGGAACTCGAGTCGGTGAACGTCGGGAAACCGACTTGGGTCAAGATCAGCCAAGTTCGCACGCTCTCTACGCGTCGCCTCGGCAAGAAGCTTGGTCGCGTTTCGCCCGACGAACTCCAGCGGCTTGTCGAAGGTCTCAACGACATCATTTCCGCCTAA